A portion of the Gasterosteus aculeatus chromosome 12, fGasAcu3.hap1.1, whole genome shotgun sequence genome contains these proteins:
- the dhx38 gene encoding pre-mRNA-splicing factor ATP-dependent RNA helicase PRP16 isoform X4 translates to MDDDVSMHRLEGTDPADQIGGLIVKKKSAAEEPHVFRAPTPRTSLLGLDLLAAQKRKERESKEQAEADDSSRKKSKVSSYKDWEEGKSDSGSDEEEDDDTATDAKKERKYRVTGSETPSSPGGVSEEFRHRHQQREKDRREHGLYTSSKEDNTREKDREKSRDKGRDRRSERDERDGSRGSSSSSRSERGERSPRDGFSDRISRGTKREEPSTPQQRPRDSFTPSRSNWEEDDSGYSSSRHSQWESPSPALSHKELDRSERSHRSGRESERRDRSVRGRYPDDTPLPTPSYKYNEWANDRKHLGSTPRLSQGKGRKEDGGGGLAFDNEDEKDQWEEDQKQADRDWYMMDEGYDEFHNPFTTTSEEYVKKREQILQKQTQKRISAHKRQINEDNERWETNRMLTSGVVQRLEVDEDFEEDNAAKVHLQIHNLVPPFLDGRIVFTKQPEPVIPVKDATSDMAIIARKGSQLVRKHREQKERKKAQHKHWELAGTKLGDIMGIKKTEEEDSSGGKPVGEDGKVDYRAEQKFADHMKEKSEASSDFAKKKTLLEQRQYLPIFAVRQQLLNIIRDNSIVIVVGETGSGKTTQLTQYLHEDGYTSYGMVGCTQPRRVAAMSVAKRVSEEIGTNLGEEVGYAIRFEDCTSEKTLIKYMTDGILLRESLRESDLDHYSAVIMDEAHERSLNTDVLFGLLREVVARRTDLKLIVTSATMDSDKFAAFFGNVPIFHIPGRTFPVDILFSKTPQEDYVEAAVKQALQIHLSGLIGDILIFMPGQEDIEVTSDQIVERLEDLDNAPALAVLPIYSQLPSDLQAKIFQKAPDGVRKCIVATNIAETSLTVDGIMFVVDAGYCKLKVFNPRIGMDALQVYPISQANANQRSGRAGRTGPGQCYRLYTQSAYKNEMLTTTIPEIQRTNLANVVLLLKSLGVQDLLLFHFMDPPPEDNMLNSMYQLWILGALDNTGALTPTGRLMVEFPLDPALSKMLIVSCDMSCSADILIIVSMLSVPAIFYRPKGREEESDQVREKFSVPESDHLTYLNVYMQWKNNNYSSIWCNDHFIHTKAMRKVREVRSQLKDIMVQQRMNLISCGSDWDIIRKCICAAYFHQAAKLKGIGEYVNVRTGMPCHLHPTSSLFGMGYTPDYIIYHELVMTTKEYMQCVTSVDGEWLAELGPMFYSIKHAGKSRQENRRRAKEELTNMEEEMSMAEEQLRSRRDEQEKKTNTAIVKAPKICTPGRKEEAPMTPRRTPARFGL, encoded by the exons ATGGATGACGATGTGTCCATGCATAGGCTAGAAGGGACAGATCCAGCGGATCAAATTGGTGGACTGATAGTAAAGAAGAAGAGTGCTGCTGAGGAGCCCCACGTTTTTCGAGCGCCTACGCCTCGCACCTCGCTGCTGGGTTTGGATCTGCTCGCAGCCCAGAAGAGGAAGGAGCGGGAGAGTAAGGAGCAGGCGGAGGCCGATGACAGCAGTAGAAAGAAGTCAAAGGTTTCCTCCTACAAGGACTGGGAGGAAGGTAAAAGTGACTCTGGgtctgatgaagaagaagacgatgATACGGCTACGGACGCTAAGAAGGAGAG GAAGTACCGCGTGACTGGCTCCGAGACACCCTCGAGTCCTGGAGGGGTCAGCGAAGAGTTCCGACACCGacaccagcagagggagaaagaccGCCGTGAGCACGGACTCTACACCTCGTCCAAAGAGGACAACACCAGAGAAAaagacagggagaagagcagagacaAGGGCAGAGACCGAAGGAGCGAAAGAG ATGAGCGAGACGGCAGtcgtggcagcagcagcagcagccggtcgGAGCGCGGTGAGCGCTCACCGAGGGACGGCTTCTCCGATCGCATCAGCAGGGGGACTAAGAGAGAAGAACCCTCGACGCCACAGCAACGCCCCCGAG ATTCTTTCACGCCCTCGCGCTCCAACTGGGAGGAGGACGACAGCGGTTATTCCAGTTCACGGCATTCCCAGTGGGAATCTCCGTCCCCTGCCCTGTCCCACAAAGAGCTAGATCGCTCAGAACGAAGCCATCGCTCCGgccgagagagcgagaggagagacCG GTCCGTCCGAGGCCGTTACCCTGACGACACACCACTGCCGACCCCATCATACAAGTACAACGAGTGGGCCAATGACAGAAAGCATTTGGGTTCTACACCGCGTTTATCACAAGGAAAAG GTAGAAAAGAAGATGGCGGGGGAGGACTTGCGTTTGATAACGAGGATGAGAAAGACCAGTGGGAGGAGGACCAGAAA CAAGCTGACAGAGATtggtacatgatggatgaaggCTATGATGAGTTCCACAACCCTTTCACGACCACCTCTGAAGAATATGTGAAGAAGAGGGAGCAGATCCTCCAGAAGCAGACGCAAAAAAGAATATCTGCCCATAAGCGGCAGATCAATGAG GATAATGAGCGGTGGGAGACCAACCGGATGCTGACCAGTGGTGTGGTGCAGAGGTTGGAGGTGGATGAAGACTTTGAGGAGGACAATGCTGCAAAAGTTCATTTGCAGATTCACAACCTGGTTCCTCCCTTTCTGGATGGAAGAATAGTCTTTACTAAGCAG CCGGAGCCTGTCATCCCTGTGAAAGATGCCACCTCTGACATGGCCATCATTGCTCGTAAAGGCAGCCAGCTTGTCCGTAAACATCGTGAGCAGAAAGAACGCAAAAAG GCACAGCACAAGCACTGGGAATTGGCAGGCACCAAGTTAGGAGACATCATGGGCATCAAAAAGACTGAAGAGGAAGATTCTTCTGGGGGCAAACCGGTGGGAGAGGACGGCAAAGTAGACTACAG AGCAGAGCAGAAATTTGCAGACCATATGAAAGAAAAGAGTGAGGCCAGTAGTGactttgcaaagaagaaaacccTCCTGGAACAGAGACAGTACCTGCCTATATTTGCTGTCAGACAGCAACTTCTCAACATTATAAG AGACAACAGCATTGTGATTGTTGTGGGGGAAACGGGCAGTGGGAAGACCACACAGCTCACTCAGTACCTGCATGAGGACGGCTACACCAGCTACGGCATGGTGGGTTGTACTCAACCCCGGAGAGTGGCTGCAATGAGCGTGGCCAAGAGAGTCAGCGAGGAGATCGGCACTAACCTCGGAGAGGAG GTGGGCTATGCGATCCGTTTTGAGGACTGCACATCCGAGAAAACCCTGATAAAGTACATGACGGACGGTATCCTGCTCAGGGAGTCGTTGAGGGAGTCTGACCTGGACCACTACAGTGCCGTTATCATGGATGAGGCTCATGAACGCTCCCTGAATACTGACGTGCTGTTCGGCCTGCTGCGTGAG GTGGTAGCTCGGCGTACTGATCTGAAACTCATAGTTACCTCTGCAACTATGGACTCGGATAAGTTTGCTGCATTTTTTGGCAACGTACCGATTTTCCACATCCCAGGAAGAACATTTCCTGTCGACATCTTGTTCAGCAAG ACTCCTCAGGAGGACTACGTGGAGGCAGCAGTGAAGCAGGCCCTGCAGATCCACCTCAGTGGGTTGATCGGAGATATCCTCATCTTCATGCCTGGGCAGGAGGATATTGAG GTGACGTCGGATCAGATCGTGGAGCGGCTGGAGGACTTGGATAACGCTCCTGCTCTTGCCGTGCTGCCCATCTACTCCCAGCTGCCTTCGGATCTCCAGGCCAAGATCTTCCAGAAG GCCCCAGATGGTGTGAGGAAATGCATTGTCGCCACAAACATCGCTGAGACCTCCCTGACTGTGGATGGAATCATGTTTGTCGTGGACGCGGGATACTGCAAACTTAAG GTTTTCAACCCTCGCATTGGAATGGATGCTCTACAGGTTTATCCCATCAGCCAGGCTAATGCCAACCAGCGTTCTGGCCGAGCAGGACGTACAGGGCCTGGACAATGTTACAG GCTCTACACCCAGAGCGCCTATAAGAATGAGATGCTGACTACCACCATACCGGAGATCCAGAGGACCAACCTGGCCAACGTGGTCCTGCTCTTGAAGTCTTTAGGTGTTCAGGATTTGCTTCTATTCCACTTCATGGATCCCCCACCCGAAGACAACATGCTGAACTCCATGTACCAGCTGTGGATTTTGGGAGCTCTGGACAAcacag gTGCATTGACACCGACGGGGCGTCTGATGGTGGAGTTTCCCCTCGACCCCGCCCTTTCCAAAATGCTGATTGTGTCCTGCGACATGAGCTGCAGTGCGGACATCCTCATCATCGTCTCCATGCTCTCTGTGCCGGCCATCTTCTACAGACCCAAG GGCCGTGAGGAGGAGAGTGACCAGGTGAGGGAGAAGTTCTCCGTCCCAGAGAGCGACCACCTCACCTACCTCAACGTCTACATGCAGTGGAAGAACAACAATTACTCCAGCATCTGGTGCAACGACCACTTCATCCACACGAAGGCCATGCGCAAG GTGCGTGAGGTGCGCTCCCAGTTAAAGGACATCATGGTGCAGCAGAGGATGAACTTAATTTCCTGCGGGTCCGACTGGGACATCATCAGAAAGTGCATCTGTGCTGCATACTTCCACCAGGCTGCCAAGCTCAAG GGAATCGGTGAATATGTGAACGTGAGGACGGGCATGCCGTGTCACCTCCACCCTACCAGCTCCCTGTTTGGTATGGGCTACACCCCCGACTACATCATCTACCACGAGCTCGTCATGACCACCAAG GAGTACATGCAATGTGTGACTTCAGTGGATGGAGAGTGGCTAGCAGAACTTGGACCAATGTTTTACAGCATCAAACATGCAGGAAAAAGCCGACAG GAGAACCGCCGGCGGGCCAAGGAGGAGCTCAccaacatggaggaggagatgtcCATGGCTGAGGAGCAGCTGCGATCACGTCGAGacgagcaggagaagaagaccaACACCGCCATCGTTAA GGCTCCGAAAATCTGCACAccagggagaaaagaagaggcCCCCATGACGCCCAGACGCACGCCCGCCCGCTTTGGACTGTAG
- the dhx38 gene encoding pre-mRNA-splicing factor ATP-dependent RNA helicase PRP16 isoform X3 gives MDDDVSMHRLEGTDPADQIGGLIVKKKSAAEEPHVFRAPTPRTSLLGLDLLAAQKRKERESKEQAEADDSSRKKSKVSSYKDWEEGKSDSGSDEEEDDDTATDAKKESRKYRVTGSETPSSPGGVSEEFRHRHQQREKDRREHGLYTSSKEDNTREKDREKSRDKGRDRRSERDERDGSRGSSSSSRSERGERSPRDGFSDRISRGTKREEPSTPQQRPRDSFTPSRSNWEEDDSGYSSSRHSQWESPSPALSHKELDRSERSHRSGRESERRDRSVRGRYPDDTPLPTPSYKYNEWANDRKHLGSTPRLSQGKGRKEDGGGGLAFDNEDEKDQWEEDQKQADRDWYMMDEGYDEFHNPFTTTSEEYVKKREQILQKQTQKRISAHKRQINEDNERWETNRMLTSGVVQRLEVDEDFEEDNAAKVHLQIHNLVPPFLDGRIVFTKQPEPVIPVKDATSDMAIIARKGSQLVRKHREQKERKKAQHKHWELAGTKLGDIMGIKKTEEEDSSGGKPVGEDGKVDYRAEQKFADHMKEKSEASSDFAKKKTLLEQRQYLPIFAVRQQLLNIIRDNSIVIVVGETGSGKTTQLTQYLHEDGYTSYGMVGCTQPRRVAAMSVAKRVSEEIGTNLGEEVGYAIRFEDCTSEKTLIKYMTDGILLRESLRESDLDHYSAVIMDEAHERSLNTDVLFGLLREVVARRTDLKLIVTSATMDSDKFAAFFGNVPIFHIPGRTFPVDILFSKTPQEDYVEAAVKQALQIHLSGLIGDILIFMPGQEDIEVTSDQIVERLEDLDNAPALAVLPIYSQLPSDLQAKIFQKAPDGVRKCIVATNIAETSLTVDGIMFVVDAGYCKLKVFNPRIGMDALQVYPISQANANQRSGRAGRTGPGQCYRLYTQSAYKNEMLTTTIPEIQRTNLANVVLLLKSLGVQDLLLFHFMDPPPEDNMLNSMYQLWILGALDNTGALTPTGRLMVEFPLDPALSKMLIVSCDMSCSADILIIVSMLSVPAIFYRPKGREEESDQVREKFSVPESDHLTYLNVYMQWKNNNYSSIWCNDHFIHTKAMRKVREVRSQLKDIMVQQRMNLISCGSDWDIIRKCICAAYFHQAAKLKGIGEYVNVRTGMPCHLHPTSSLFGMGYTPDYIIYHELVMTTKEYMQCVTSVDGEWLAELGPMFYSIKHAGKSRQENRRRAKEELTNMEEEMSMAEEQLRSRRDEQEKKTNTAIVKAPKICTPGRKEEAPMTPRRTPARFGL, from the exons ATGGATGACGATGTGTCCATGCATAGGCTAGAAGGGACAGATCCAGCGGATCAAATTGGTGGACTGATAGTAAAGAAGAAGAGTGCTGCTGAGGAGCCCCACGTTTTTCGAGCGCCTACGCCTCGCACCTCGCTGCTGGGTTTGGATCTGCTCGCAGCCCAGAAGAGGAAGGAGCGGGAGAGTAAGGAGCAGGCGGAGGCCGATGACAGCAGTAGAAAGAAGTCAAAGGTTTCCTCCTACAAGGACTGGGAGGAAGGTAAAAGTGACTCTGGgtctgatgaagaagaagacgatgATACGGCTACGGACGCTAAGAAGGAGAG CAGGAAGTACCGCGTGACTGGCTCCGAGACACCCTCGAGTCCTGGAGGGGTCAGCGAAGAGTTCCGACACCGacaccagcagagggagaaagaccGCCGTGAGCACGGACTCTACACCTCGTCCAAAGAGGACAACACCAGAGAAAaagacagggagaagagcagagacaAGGGCAGAGACCGAAGGAGCGAAAGAG ATGAGCGAGACGGCAGtcgtggcagcagcagcagcagccggtcgGAGCGCGGTGAGCGCTCACCGAGGGACGGCTTCTCCGATCGCATCAGCAGGGGGACTAAGAGAGAAGAACCCTCGACGCCACAGCAACGCCCCCGAG ATTCTTTCACGCCCTCGCGCTCCAACTGGGAGGAGGACGACAGCGGTTATTCCAGTTCACGGCATTCCCAGTGGGAATCTCCGTCCCCTGCCCTGTCCCACAAAGAGCTAGATCGCTCAGAACGAAGCCATCGCTCCGgccgagagagcgagaggagagacCG GTCCGTCCGAGGCCGTTACCCTGACGACACACCACTGCCGACCCCATCATACAAGTACAACGAGTGGGCCAATGACAGAAAGCATTTGGGTTCTACACCGCGTTTATCACAAGGAAAAG GTAGAAAAGAAGATGGCGGGGGAGGACTTGCGTTTGATAACGAGGATGAGAAAGACCAGTGGGAGGAGGACCAGAAA CAAGCTGACAGAGATtggtacatgatggatgaaggCTATGATGAGTTCCACAACCCTTTCACGACCACCTCTGAAGAATATGTGAAGAAGAGGGAGCAGATCCTCCAGAAGCAGACGCAAAAAAGAATATCTGCCCATAAGCGGCAGATCAATGAG GATAATGAGCGGTGGGAGACCAACCGGATGCTGACCAGTGGTGTGGTGCAGAGGTTGGAGGTGGATGAAGACTTTGAGGAGGACAATGCTGCAAAAGTTCATTTGCAGATTCACAACCTGGTTCCTCCCTTTCTGGATGGAAGAATAGTCTTTACTAAGCAG CCGGAGCCTGTCATCCCTGTGAAAGATGCCACCTCTGACATGGCCATCATTGCTCGTAAAGGCAGCCAGCTTGTCCGTAAACATCGTGAGCAGAAAGAACGCAAAAAG GCACAGCACAAGCACTGGGAATTGGCAGGCACCAAGTTAGGAGACATCATGGGCATCAAAAAGACTGAAGAGGAAGATTCTTCTGGGGGCAAACCGGTGGGAGAGGACGGCAAAGTAGACTACAG AGCAGAGCAGAAATTTGCAGACCATATGAAAGAAAAGAGTGAGGCCAGTAGTGactttgcaaagaagaaaacccTCCTGGAACAGAGACAGTACCTGCCTATATTTGCTGTCAGACAGCAACTTCTCAACATTATAAG AGACAACAGCATTGTGATTGTTGTGGGGGAAACGGGCAGTGGGAAGACCACACAGCTCACTCAGTACCTGCATGAGGACGGCTACACCAGCTACGGCATGGTGGGTTGTACTCAACCCCGGAGAGTGGCTGCAATGAGCGTGGCCAAGAGAGTCAGCGAGGAGATCGGCACTAACCTCGGAGAGGAG GTGGGCTATGCGATCCGTTTTGAGGACTGCACATCCGAGAAAACCCTGATAAAGTACATGACGGACGGTATCCTGCTCAGGGAGTCGTTGAGGGAGTCTGACCTGGACCACTACAGTGCCGTTATCATGGATGAGGCTCATGAACGCTCCCTGAATACTGACGTGCTGTTCGGCCTGCTGCGTGAG GTGGTAGCTCGGCGTACTGATCTGAAACTCATAGTTACCTCTGCAACTATGGACTCGGATAAGTTTGCTGCATTTTTTGGCAACGTACCGATTTTCCACATCCCAGGAAGAACATTTCCTGTCGACATCTTGTTCAGCAAG ACTCCTCAGGAGGACTACGTGGAGGCAGCAGTGAAGCAGGCCCTGCAGATCCACCTCAGTGGGTTGATCGGAGATATCCTCATCTTCATGCCTGGGCAGGAGGATATTGAG GTGACGTCGGATCAGATCGTGGAGCGGCTGGAGGACTTGGATAACGCTCCTGCTCTTGCCGTGCTGCCCATCTACTCCCAGCTGCCTTCGGATCTCCAGGCCAAGATCTTCCAGAAG GCCCCAGATGGTGTGAGGAAATGCATTGTCGCCACAAACATCGCTGAGACCTCCCTGACTGTGGATGGAATCATGTTTGTCGTGGACGCGGGATACTGCAAACTTAAG GTTTTCAACCCTCGCATTGGAATGGATGCTCTACAGGTTTATCCCATCAGCCAGGCTAATGCCAACCAGCGTTCTGGCCGAGCAGGACGTACAGGGCCTGGACAATGTTACAG GCTCTACACCCAGAGCGCCTATAAGAATGAGATGCTGACTACCACCATACCGGAGATCCAGAGGACCAACCTGGCCAACGTGGTCCTGCTCTTGAAGTCTTTAGGTGTTCAGGATTTGCTTCTATTCCACTTCATGGATCCCCCACCCGAAGACAACATGCTGAACTCCATGTACCAGCTGTGGATTTTGGGAGCTCTGGACAAcacag gTGCATTGACACCGACGGGGCGTCTGATGGTGGAGTTTCCCCTCGACCCCGCCCTTTCCAAAATGCTGATTGTGTCCTGCGACATGAGCTGCAGTGCGGACATCCTCATCATCGTCTCCATGCTCTCTGTGCCGGCCATCTTCTACAGACCCAAG GGCCGTGAGGAGGAGAGTGACCAGGTGAGGGAGAAGTTCTCCGTCCCAGAGAGCGACCACCTCACCTACCTCAACGTCTACATGCAGTGGAAGAACAACAATTACTCCAGCATCTGGTGCAACGACCACTTCATCCACACGAAGGCCATGCGCAAG GTGCGTGAGGTGCGCTCCCAGTTAAAGGACATCATGGTGCAGCAGAGGATGAACTTAATTTCCTGCGGGTCCGACTGGGACATCATCAGAAAGTGCATCTGTGCTGCATACTTCCACCAGGCTGCCAAGCTCAAG GGAATCGGTGAATATGTGAACGTGAGGACGGGCATGCCGTGTCACCTCCACCCTACCAGCTCCCTGTTTGGTATGGGCTACACCCCCGACTACATCATCTACCACGAGCTCGTCATGACCACCAAG GAGTACATGCAATGTGTGACTTCAGTGGATGGAGAGTGGCTAGCAGAACTTGGACCAATGTTTTACAGCATCAAACATGCAGGAAAAAGCCGACAG GAGAACCGCCGGCGGGCCAAGGAGGAGCTCAccaacatggaggaggagatgtcCATGGCTGAGGAGCAGCTGCGATCACGTCGAGacgagcaggagaagaagaccaACACCGCCATCGTTAA GGCTCCGAAAATCTGCACAccagggagaaaagaagaggcCCCCATGACGCCCAGACGCACGCCCGCCCGCTTTGGACTGTAG